The Spirosoma radiotolerans genome has a window encoding:
- a CDS encoding SDR family oxidoreductase produces the protein MDQFNFNNELSGKIALVTGGTKGAGRAIAERLLQADATVIITARNAPEKENSKFHFIPSDLSKAEGSQKVISEVLSTYGRLDILVNNLGGSSTPAGGFVALTDDDWESTLQANLLAPVRLDRGFLPQMIDRKSGVIIHIASIQGLLPLYDSTLPYAAAKAGLRNYSKSLSNEVSPKGVRVLTVSPGWINTTASGAWLGEIARNANSTVEEAQQSVMDALGGIPFGRPAEPEEVAEFVGFLVSPRASYLTGAEYVIDGGTVPTI, from the coding sequence ATGGACCAGTTTAATTTCAATAATGAATTATCAGGCAAGATTGCCCTGGTAACAGGAGGGACAAAAGGAGCCGGAAGAGCCATTGCAGAAAGGCTTTTACAAGCGGATGCAACGGTTATTATTACCGCCAGAAACGCACCGGAAAAAGAAAACAGCAAGTTCCATTTCATTCCCTCCGATTTAAGTAAGGCAGAAGGATCACAAAAAGTAATCAGCGAGGTGCTATCAACCTATGGGAGGCTAGACATCCTGGTCAACAACCTCGGTGGATCATCTACGCCTGCTGGCGGTTTTGTCGCCTTAACGGATGACGATTGGGAATCGACGCTACAGGCTAATCTACTGGCTCCTGTCCGATTGGACAGAGGATTTCTGCCACAGATGATCGATCGAAAAAGTGGTGTCATCATTCACATTGCTTCGATCCAGGGCCTATTGCCGCTTTACGATTCTACGTTGCCATATGCAGCGGCCAAAGCCGGATTGAGAAACTACAGTAAAAGTTTATCTAATGAAGTTTCCCCTAAGGGTGTTCGGGTGTTGACTGTTTCGCCAGGATGGATCAATACGACAGCATCGGGAGCCTGGCTGGGCGAAATTGCAAGAAACGCAAATAGTACTGTAGAGGAAGCGCAACAAAGTGTCATGGATGCCTTGGGTGGAATACCATTTGGCAGACCGGCAGAACCCGAAGAAGTTGCAGAATTTGTAGGCTTTTTGGTTTCGCCAAGAGCA
- a CDS encoding winged helix-turn-helix transcriptional regulator: MYERKTIPNLNCGLDLIGEVLYGKWKIRLLWFIHIGHKRPSELQRKIPDASRRVLTMQLNELEEHELVTRKIYPVLPPKVEYSLTEFGKTLIPVITALGQWGDEHEDRLRDVILKQAVGSDLDVPLIS, from the coding sequence ATGTATGAAAGAAAAACAATACCGAACTTAAATTGTGGACTTGACCTGATCGGTGAAGTCCTTTACGGGAAATGGAAAATCCGTTTGCTGTGGTTTATCCATATCGGTCATAAACGCCCAAGCGAACTGCAACGCAAAATCCCCGATGCTTCCCGCCGGGTATTGACTATGCAGTTGAACGAATTAGAAGAACACGAACTGGTTACGAGAAAAATTTATCCCGTTTTACCGCCAAAAGTAGAATACAGCCTTACCGAATTTGGTAAGACGTTGATCCCAGTGATTACTGCATTAGGGCAATGGGGTGATGAACACGAAGACCGTTTGCGGGATGTGATTTTGAAACAAGCTGTAGGTTCTGATTTGGATGTACCCCTAATTAGTTAG
- a CDS encoding sensor histidine kinase encodes MNASIDTKLRLIGPLVLFVCGTLFFRLNTVLDFNYADLYRYDLVGIVAGFINWHIARWVLLRLQVRYPGIERTRRRSTIYGLLLPILIVIGTLLRTEPLGWLGLESTSNAGFEWFELDSAGTTSFRQYVLTAGIQLFYHSIYWGIYEGIYLFRQWQQLYQEKERLIKAEWQARFDALKSQVNPHFLFNALNALSSLIDESPAQAGQYVDQLAKVYRYLLQANERELTSLKAELTFIESYAHLLRTRYGAGFSLQVEVPAHDQTYLVPPLTLQLLVENAVKHNVVQVKYPLLVEIKTTRAGQLMVRNNLQRKSGRVLSHGVGLSSIAIKFQMMEQPDIAIQEADGYFTVLLPLVQA; translated from the coding sequence TTGAACGCATCGATCGATACCAAATTGCGCTTAATTGGGCCGCTCGTATTGTTTGTATGTGGGACGCTCTTTTTTCGATTAAACACCGTACTTGATTTTAACTACGCCGATTTATACCGCTATGATCTGGTCGGCATAGTCGCGGGGTTTATTAACTGGCACATTGCTCGGTGGGTGCTCTTGAGGCTACAGGTTCGCTATCCCGGCATCGAGCGGACTCGACGTCGTTCGACTATTTACGGCTTGCTGTTGCCAATATTGATCGTCATCGGCACCCTTCTGCGGACTGAACCGCTCGGCTGGCTTGGCCTTGAATCCACTTCGAACGCCGGATTCGAATGGTTTGAGTTGGATTCAGCCGGAACTACATCGTTTCGGCAGTATGTATTGACGGCCGGAATTCAACTTTTCTATCATAGTATTTATTGGGGTATTTACGAAGGCATCTATCTGTTCCGGCAGTGGCAACAGCTTTATCAAGAAAAAGAACGCCTGATAAAGGCTGAATGGCAGGCTCGTTTTGATGCCTTGAAAAGCCAGGTCAACCCACATTTTCTGTTCAACGCCCTGAACGCCTTGTCCTCCCTGATCGACGAATCGCCTGCTCAGGCAGGGCAGTATGTAGACCAACTCGCCAAAGTATATCGGTATCTGCTTCAGGCCAACGAACGGGAGTTGACTAGTCTAAAAGCCGAGTTGACGTTTATTGAATCCTATGCCCATCTTCTGCGCACGCGCTATGGAGCTGGCTTTTCGCTCCAGGTTGAGGTACCTGCCCACGATCAAACGTATTTAGTACCACCGCTGACGCTTCAATTGCTGGTTGAAAATGCCGTAAAGCATAATGTGGTGCAGGTTAAGTACCCGCTACTGGTAGAAATTAAAACGACTCGGGCTGGCCAGTTGATGGTTCGTAACAATTTGCAACGTAAAAGTGGTCGAGTGCTCAGTCATGGTGTAGGTCTGAGTAGTATTGCGATCAAATTTCAAATGATGGAACAGCCTGACATTGCTATTCAGGAAGCAGACGGCTATTTTACAGTCTTGCTTCCCCTGGTTCAAGCCTAA
- a CDS encoding winged helix-turn-helix transcriptional regulator, protein MPNYRDCLSALIPIRDALEVVNGKWKLLILVSIGVGNHRFREIQRSIPDLSTKVLAKELKDLEENGLIKRTVDDGYPVLITYTTLPYAETLGSVIEALKNWGAQHREQIMGASA, encoded by the coding sequence ATGCCTAATTACAGAGATTGTTTATCCGCTTTGATCCCCATTAGAGATGCGTTAGAAGTAGTGAACGGCAAGTGGAAACTGTTAATCTTAGTGTCCATCGGGGTAGGCAATCATCGGTTTCGCGAAATCCAGCGCAGTATTCCCGACCTAAGTACGAAGGTGCTGGCCAAGGAGTTAAAAGACTTGGAAGAAAATGGCTTGATTAAACGGACGGTTGACGATGGCTACCCGGTTCTGATCACTTATACCACGCTGCCTTATGCGGAAACCCTGGGGAGTGTGATTGAAGCGTTGAAGAACTGGGGCGCACAGCACCGGGAGCAAATTATGGGAGCCTCGGCCTAA
- a CDS encoding DoxX family protein — protein MNTKHVRLIYWTSTLLLALVGLAGIFNILMVDQLVQVNRSLGLPDYFMPFLGFVKVVGAITILVPALRGFQQAAYFGFIFHGGNLHPDGYPWRP, from the coding sequence ATGAATACCAAGCACGTACGACTCATCTATTGGACATCCACGCTATTGCTGGCCCTGGTTGGCTTAGCGGGTATCTTCAACATCCTGATGGTTGACCAGTTGGTGCAGGTCAACCGATCGCTGGGACTACCCGATTATTTCATGCCCTTTTTGGGTTTCGTCAAAGTGGTTGGCGCCATTACAATTTTGGTCCCTGCGCTTCGAGGCTTCCAACAAGCCGCCTATTTCGGATTTATCTTTCATGGGGGCAACTTACACCCTGATGGCTACCCATGGCGGCCCTGA
- a CDS encoding SDR family NAD(P)-dependent oxidoreductase, with product MAQTLAIIGAGPGVGLAIAEKFGLQGYNVALLSRNTQKLAPLQSKLQAKGIEAGIFRVDILDRDSLTQALNQVIDAYGSIDVLEFSPSPAWQTLRTPRNIDVENGQYHLDFQVLSAITAVQTVLPQMVERQAGSILFTTASAAQRPNVATASFGVAAGALLNYARLLHEDLRQDHIYVGIVSIGAIVVGEGLGSKGDFPAHMPTIHVDEVAQTHWNLHTKREVVEIIIGAN from the coding sequence ATGGCACAAACACTCGCCATTATCGGTGCTGGCCCTGGTGTCGGGTTGGCAATCGCTGAAAAATTTGGTTTGCAGGGCTACAACGTAGCCCTCTTATCCAGAAATACCCAGAAGCTTGCCCCGCTCCAAAGCAAGCTGCAAGCCAAGGGCATTGAGGCAGGCATTTTCCGAGTCGATATTTTGGACCGGGATAGCCTTACTCAGGCGCTCAATCAAGTAATCGATGCCTATGGCTCGATTGATGTACTGGAGTTCAGTCCTTCGCCTGCCTGGCAGACCCTGCGAACTCCGCGAAACATTGATGTGGAGAATGGACAATATCATTTAGATTTTCAGGTGCTCTCGGCCATCACGGCCGTTCAAACCGTGCTCCCGCAGATGGTCGAGCGTCAGGCAGGCAGTATCCTGTTCACTACGGCCTCAGCCGCGCAGCGTCCTAACGTGGCTACAGCTAGTTTTGGCGTGGCGGCTGGGGCCTTACTCAATTATGCGCGTTTACTTCACGAGGATCTCCGTCAGGACCATATTTACGTGGGTATCGTATCGATTGGGGCCATCGTGGTTGGTGAGGGCCTAGGCTCAAAAGGTGATTTCCCGGCTCATATGCCAACTATCCATGTTGACGAAGTGGCCCAAACGCATTGGAATCTTCACACGAAACGTGAGGTAGTTGAAATCATTATTGGTGCGAACTAG
- a CDS encoding tetratricopeptide repeat protein produces MMNFLKKLFQQEEPQPTELDPALAKEVATRLKHATELRLNKHYELAIFECNKILQFHPTCQLAYQIRALAKYDLNDQDGAIRDWNRFKSLQKWLK; encoded by the coding sequence ATGATGAATTTCCTGAAAAAGCTATTTCAACAAGAAGAACCCCAGCCAACCGAACTGGACCCCGCCCTTGCTAAAGAAGTAGCTACGCGCTTAAAGCATGCTACTGAATTACGTCTGAATAAACACTATGAGCTGGCTATATTCGAATGCAATAAAATCCTGCAGTTCCACCCTACCTGTCAACTGGCTTACCAGATTCGGGCTCTAGCCAAATATGATTTGAATGATCAGGATGGCGCTATCCGGGACTGGAATCGGTTCAAATCGTTGCAAAAGTGGCTAAAATAA